One genomic region from Salvia hispanica cultivar TCC Black 2014 chromosome 2, UniMelb_Shisp_WGS_1.0, whole genome shotgun sequence encodes:
- the LOC125207674 gene encoding uncharacterized protein LOC125207674, whose amino-acid sequence MECNKDEATRAKSIAESKLEKKDFVGAKKFALKAQTLYPELCGISQLLTTLDVYLSAENKISGVVDWYRVLGVNHSDDHDTIKKQYRKLALMLHPDKNTSVGADGAFKIISEAWRLLSDKEKRAAYNQRRGYIGLQQNVPTQTGGPSAPCRAHQQNVPAYTCGKSVPPQSSQQNVLSASPRRSKKKVPPVPSQPSQQNVSTQVGCSSTPSVGNQFFKFASGSTLTQKSQSKTAKMPKTQNPAFYHHRSDTFWTVCRGCSIYFEYLKKYCNHTLLCRSCKKPFMALEIAPPVFSRSEKPIPWDRWKHSSKKLPGGQNAYDPKENAAAAPKPGLGHTGPNSFTYTNYQQAPLPKTANTAAENPGNVVQQAHDNLKRAHIESHASSNMKKCCKKGKVDDDSNGYGTKHSMAQGNFGT is encoded by the coding sequence atggagTGCAATAAAGACGAAGCCACCAGGGCAAAGTCAATTGCTGAGAGCAAGTTAGAGAAAAAGGATTTTGTCGGTGCAAAGAAGTTTGCCCTGAAAGCACAAACTCTATATCCAGAGCTTTGTGGTATTTCCCAGCTGTTGACAACCCTGGATGTGTATCTATCTGCAGAAAATAAGATAAGTGGGGTAGTAGATTGGTATCGGGTGCTAGGTGTGAACCACTCTGATGATCATGATACCATAAAAAAGCAGTACAGGAAGCTGGCACTTATGCTGCACCCAGATAAAAATACATCTGTTGGGGCAGATGGTGcatttaaaatcatttcaGAAGCCTGGAGGTTGCTGTCCGATAAAGAAAAGAGGGCCGCATACAACCAAAGGAGAGGATATATTGGACTCCAGCAGAATGTCCCAACACAAACTGGTGGTCCATCAGCACCATGCAGGGCACATCAACAGAATGTTCCTGCATATACTTGTGGTAAATCAGTGCCACCTCAGTCAAGTCAACAGAATGTTCTATCAGCCTCACCGCGCCGGAGTAAAAAGAAAGTTCCTCCCGTACCATCCCAGCCTAGTCAACAGAATGTTTCAACACAAGTGGGTTGTTCTTCAACACCATCTGTAGgaaatcaatttttcaaatttgcaaGCGGTTCAACTTTAACCCAGAAATCGCAGAGTAAAACTGCAAAGATGcccaaaactcaaaatccagcCTTCTATCATCATAGATCCGACACCTTTTGGACTGTTTGCCGTGGATGCAGTATATATTTTGAGTATCTTAAGAAGTATTGCAACCATACTCTTCTTTGTCGCAGTTGTAAGAAGCCATTTATGGCTTTAGAGATAGCTCCACCAGTCTTTTCCAGATCAGAGAAACCTATTCCTTGGGATCGTTGGAAGCATTCATCTAAAAAATTGCCTGGTGGTCAAAATGCTTATGATCCTAAAGAAAATGCTGCAGCTGCTCCAAAACCAGGATTAGGCCATACCGGTCCCAATTCTTTTACGTATACAAACTATCAGCAGGCTCCCCTTCCTAAAACAGCTAATACTGCTGCAGAAAATCCAGGTAATGTTGTTCAGCAGGCACATGATAACTTGAAGAGAGCACATATTGAATCACATGCCTCTtctaatatgaaaaaatgctgtaaaaagggaaaagtagaTGATGATAGTAATGGATACGGAACAAAACACAGTATGGCCCAAGGAAATTTTGGGACATAA
- the LOC125207673 gene encoding ATP-dependent zinc metalloprotease FTSH 11, chloroplastic/mitochondrial-like isoform X2 produces MTITLQASLICKPSIHQLNPLLVSLKPCLSYSSPQSSFPRRLSANSFPFKSRFLRHRSCCTLNPEDLTSPTESTSGDSFSESTEIAELSSGPVLNETSGEVKNGDVKERLPIMVFLVGVFARLREGFEKFLYSDWFSWWPFWRQEKRLERLIAEADANPKDAAKQSALLAELNKHSPESVIQRFEQRVHAVDSRGVVEYLRALVSTNAISEYLPDEQSGKPSSLPSLLQELKQRASENDEEPFANPGVSEKQPLHVVMVDPKLSSRSSRFAQEVISTIVFTVAVGLVWIMGAAALQKYIGGLGGIGSPGVGTGSSYAPKELNKEIMPEKNVKTFKDVKGCDDAKQELEEVVEYLRNPAKFTRLGGKLPKGILLTGSPGTGKTLLAKAIAGEAGVPFFYRAGSEFEEMFVGVGARRVRSLFQAAKKKAPCIIFIDEIDAVGSTRKQWEGHTKKTLHQLLVEMDGFEQNEGIIVMAATNLPDILDPALTRPGRFDRHIVVPSPDVKGREEILELYLQDKPLGNDVDVNSIARGTPGFNGADLANLVNIAAIKAAVEGAEKLTAAQLEFAKDRIIMGTERKTMFLSEDSKKLTAYHESGHAIVALNTEGAHPIHKATIMPRGSALGMVTQLPSDDETSISKKQLLARLDVCMGGRVAEELIFGKEHITTGASSDLNTATELAQYMVSSCGMSDEIGPVHIKERPGSEMQSRIDAEVVKLLREAYNRVKALLKKHEKALHALANALLEYETLNAEEIKRILVPYSGSELFVEQEQQVEAELVLA; encoded by the exons ATGACAATAACACTTCAGGCTTCTCTCATCTGCAAGCCCTCAATCCACCAATTAAACCCTCTTCTTGtctctctaaaaccatgtctTTCCTATTCATCCCCTCAATCTTCTTTTCCTAGAAGGTTAAGCGCCAATTCCTTCCCCTTCAAGTCAAGATTTTTGCGGCATCGTTCCTGCTGTACATTGAATCCTGAAGATTTAACCTCACCCACTGAATCGACTAGTGGTGATTCTTTCAGCGAAAGCACGGAAATAGCCGAGCTAAGTAGCGGGCCTGTGCTCAATGAGACCTCCGGCGAGGTGAAGAATGGGGATGTCAAGGAAAGGCTGCCGATTATGGTGTTTCTTGTGGGAGTTTTCGCCAGGTTGAGAGAGGGCTTTGAGAAGTTTCTTTATTCGGATTGGTTCAGTTGGTGGCCGTTTTGGAGGCAGGAGAAGCGGTTGGAGAGGTTGATTGCGGAGGCTGATGCCAATCCCAAGGATGCTGCCAAGCAGAGCGCTCTTCTTGCGGAGCTCAATAAGCACAG TCCGGAGTCTGTCATCCAGCGTTTCGAACAGAGGGTGCATGCCGTAGACAGCAGGGGAGTGGTGGAATATCTCCGAGCACTAGTTTCCACTAATGCAATTTCTGAGTACTTGCCCGATGAGCAATCTGGAAAACCTTCTAGTCTTCCTTCTCTG CTGCAAGAGCTCAAACAGCGAGCTTCAGAGAATGATGAAGAGCCTTTTGCTAACCCTGGGGTGTCTGAGAAACAGCCGTTACATGTTGTGATG GTGGACCCAAAATTGTCAAGTAGATCATCCCGTTTTGCACAAGAAGTTATATCAACTATTGTGTTCACTGTTGCTGTTGGTCTTGTGTG GATAATGGGTGCAGCTGCACTTCAGAAATATATTGGCGGCTTAGGTGGGATAGGAAGTCCTGGAGTTGGTACTGGTTCTTCTTATGCTCCAAAAGAGttgaataaagaaataatGCCAGAGAAG AATGTTAAGACATTTAAAGACGTCAAAGGCTGTGATGATGCTAAACAAGAGCTTGAGGAGGTTGTTGAGTATCTAAGAAATCCTGCAAAGTTCACTCGACTAGGAGGGAAGTTACCTAAG GGAATTCTTCTGACCGGATCCCCTGGAACTGGGAAAACTCTTCTTGCCAAG GCTATAGCTGGAGAGGCCGGGGTACCTTTCTTTTACAGAGCGGGCTCCGAGTTTGAAGAAAT GTTTGTAGGGGTTGGTGCTCGCCGTGTAAGATCCCTGTTTCAGGCAGCCAAGAAGAAG GCTCCATGCATCATATTCATTGATGAGATTGATGCTGTTGGGTCTACACGCAAGCAGTGGGAAGGTCATACAAAGAAAACACTACATCAATTACTTGTGGAAATGGATGGTTTTGAACAGAATGAG GGAATTATTGTTATGGCTGCAACGAATTTGCCTGACATACTTGATCCAGCTTTAACAAGACCGGGTAGATTTGACAGACAT ATTGTTGTACCTAGTCCAGATGTTAAGGGTCGTGAAGAGATATTGGAGCTCTATCTACAAGATAAACCTTTGGGGAATGATGTTGATGTAAACTCAATTGCACGTGGTACCCCAGGATTCAATGGAGCAG ATCTTGCTAATTTGGTAAATATTGCTGCCATTAAAGCTGCTGTGGAAGGTGCTGAGAAGTTGACTGCAGCACAGTTAGAATTTGCCAAAGACAGGATAATCATGGGAACAGAAAGGAAGACAATGTTTCTATCAGAAGATTCCAAGAAG CTTACTGCATATCATGAGAGTGGCCATGCTATTGTCGCCTTGAACACTGAAGGTGCACATCCAATTCACAAAGCAACAATTATGCCAAGGGGATCTGCTTTGGGCATGGTCACCCAGCTTCCTTCTGATGATGAGACCTCAATCAGCAAGAAGCAACTGCTGGCACGTCTTGATGTTTGTATGGGGGGAAGAGTGGCCGAAGAGCTTATCTTTGGCAAGGAACATATAACTACTGGAGCAAGTAGTGATCTTAACACAGCGACTGAGCTTGCTCAGTATATG GTATCATCCTGTGGGATGAGTGATGAAATTGGACCAGTTCATATTAAGGAAAGACCTGGTTCAGAAATGCAATCTCGTATTGATGCAGAA GTTGTCAAACTATTGAGGGAGGCTTATAATCGTGTAAAAGCCCTGCTGAAAAAG CATGAGAAGGCATTACATGCTCTTGCAAATGCACTTTTGGAGTACGAGACTCTTAACGCGGAAGAGATAAAACGTATACTTGTACCTTATAGTGGATCAGAGTTGTTTGTAGAGCAGGAGCAGCAGGTGGAGGCGGAGCTTGTATTGGCTTAA
- the LOC125207673 gene encoding ATP-dependent zinc metalloprotease FTSH 11, chloroplastic/mitochondrial-like isoform X1 — protein sequence MTITLQASLICKPSIHQLNPLLVSLKPCLSYSSPQSSFPRRLSANSFPFKSRFLRHRSCCTLNPEDLTSPTESTSGDSFSESTEIAELSSGPVLNETSGEVKNGDVKERLPIMVFLVGVFARLREGFEKFLYSDWFSWWPFWRQEKRLERLIAEADANPKDAAKQSALLAELNKHSPESVIQRFEQRVHAVDSRGVVEYLRALVSTNAISEYLPDEQSGKPSSLPSLLQELKQRASENDEEPFANPGVSEKQPLHVVMVDPKLSSRSSRFAQEVISTIVFTVAVGLVWIMGAAALQKYIGGLGGIGSPGVGTGSSYAPKELNKEIMPEKVVLWQNVKTFKDVKGCDDAKQELEEVVEYLRNPAKFTRLGGKLPKGILLTGSPGTGKTLLAKAIAGEAGVPFFYRAGSEFEEMFVGVGARRVRSLFQAAKKKAPCIIFIDEIDAVGSTRKQWEGHTKKTLHQLLVEMDGFEQNEGIIVMAATNLPDILDPALTRPGRFDRHIVVPSPDVKGREEILELYLQDKPLGNDVDVNSIARGTPGFNGADLANLVNIAAIKAAVEGAEKLTAAQLEFAKDRIIMGTERKTMFLSEDSKKLTAYHESGHAIVALNTEGAHPIHKATIMPRGSALGMVTQLPSDDETSISKKQLLARLDVCMGGRVAEELIFGKEHITTGASSDLNTATELAQYMVSSCGMSDEIGPVHIKERPGSEMQSRIDAEVVKLLREAYNRVKALLKKHEKALHALANALLEYETLNAEEIKRILVPYSGSELFVEQEQQVEAELVLA from the exons ATGACAATAACACTTCAGGCTTCTCTCATCTGCAAGCCCTCAATCCACCAATTAAACCCTCTTCTTGtctctctaaaaccatgtctTTCCTATTCATCCCCTCAATCTTCTTTTCCTAGAAGGTTAAGCGCCAATTCCTTCCCCTTCAAGTCAAGATTTTTGCGGCATCGTTCCTGCTGTACATTGAATCCTGAAGATTTAACCTCACCCACTGAATCGACTAGTGGTGATTCTTTCAGCGAAAGCACGGAAATAGCCGAGCTAAGTAGCGGGCCTGTGCTCAATGAGACCTCCGGCGAGGTGAAGAATGGGGATGTCAAGGAAAGGCTGCCGATTATGGTGTTTCTTGTGGGAGTTTTCGCCAGGTTGAGAGAGGGCTTTGAGAAGTTTCTTTATTCGGATTGGTTCAGTTGGTGGCCGTTTTGGAGGCAGGAGAAGCGGTTGGAGAGGTTGATTGCGGAGGCTGATGCCAATCCCAAGGATGCTGCCAAGCAGAGCGCTCTTCTTGCGGAGCTCAATAAGCACAG TCCGGAGTCTGTCATCCAGCGTTTCGAACAGAGGGTGCATGCCGTAGACAGCAGGGGAGTGGTGGAATATCTCCGAGCACTAGTTTCCACTAATGCAATTTCTGAGTACTTGCCCGATGAGCAATCTGGAAAACCTTCTAGTCTTCCTTCTCTG CTGCAAGAGCTCAAACAGCGAGCTTCAGAGAATGATGAAGAGCCTTTTGCTAACCCTGGGGTGTCTGAGAAACAGCCGTTACATGTTGTGATG GTGGACCCAAAATTGTCAAGTAGATCATCCCGTTTTGCACAAGAAGTTATATCAACTATTGTGTTCACTGTTGCTGTTGGTCTTGTGTG GATAATGGGTGCAGCTGCACTTCAGAAATATATTGGCGGCTTAGGTGGGATAGGAAGTCCTGGAGTTGGTACTGGTTCTTCTTATGCTCCAAAAGAGttgaataaagaaataatGCCAGAGAAGGTAG tactGTGGCAGAATGTTAAGACATTTAAAGACGTCAAAGGCTGTGATGATGCTAAACAAGAGCTTGAGGAGGTTGTTGAGTATCTAAGAAATCCTGCAAAGTTCACTCGACTAGGAGGGAAGTTACCTAAG GGAATTCTTCTGACCGGATCCCCTGGAACTGGGAAAACTCTTCTTGCCAAG GCTATAGCTGGAGAGGCCGGGGTACCTTTCTTTTACAGAGCGGGCTCCGAGTTTGAAGAAAT GTTTGTAGGGGTTGGTGCTCGCCGTGTAAGATCCCTGTTTCAGGCAGCCAAGAAGAAG GCTCCATGCATCATATTCATTGATGAGATTGATGCTGTTGGGTCTACACGCAAGCAGTGGGAAGGTCATACAAAGAAAACACTACATCAATTACTTGTGGAAATGGATGGTTTTGAACAGAATGAG GGAATTATTGTTATGGCTGCAACGAATTTGCCTGACATACTTGATCCAGCTTTAACAAGACCGGGTAGATTTGACAGACAT ATTGTTGTACCTAGTCCAGATGTTAAGGGTCGTGAAGAGATATTGGAGCTCTATCTACAAGATAAACCTTTGGGGAATGATGTTGATGTAAACTCAATTGCACGTGGTACCCCAGGATTCAATGGAGCAG ATCTTGCTAATTTGGTAAATATTGCTGCCATTAAAGCTGCTGTGGAAGGTGCTGAGAAGTTGACTGCAGCACAGTTAGAATTTGCCAAAGACAGGATAATCATGGGAACAGAAAGGAAGACAATGTTTCTATCAGAAGATTCCAAGAAG CTTACTGCATATCATGAGAGTGGCCATGCTATTGTCGCCTTGAACACTGAAGGTGCACATCCAATTCACAAAGCAACAATTATGCCAAGGGGATCTGCTTTGGGCATGGTCACCCAGCTTCCTTCTGATGATGAGACCTCAATCAGCAAGAAGCAACTGCTGGCACGTCTTGATGTTTGTATGGGGGGAAGAGTGGCCGAAGAGCTTATCTTTGGCAAGGAACATATAACTACTGGAGCAAGTAGTGATCTTAACACAGCGACTGAGCTTGCTCAGTATATG GTATCATCCTGTGGGATGAGTGATGAAATTGGACCAGTTCATATTAAGGAAAGACCTGGTTCAGAAATGCAATCTCGTATTGATGCAGAA GTTGTCAAACTATTGAGGGAGGCTTATAATCGTGTAAAAGCCCTGCTGAAAAAG CATGAGAAGGCATTACATGCTCTTGCAAATGCACTTTTGGAGTACGAGACTCTTAACGCGGAAGAGATAAAACGTATACTTGTACCTTATAGTGGATCAGAGTTGTTTGTAGAGCAGGAGCAGCAGGTGGAGGCGGAGCTTGTATTGGCTTAA